A section of the Paenibacillus aurantius genome encodes:
- a CDS encoding HAD-IA family hydrolase encodes MGSAPKPLTAYKAVFFDVGDTLMTIPAARLIMRQFLAQRSFHREEDEIGGLFHEAFQLFYYGKQLNPDEVCSPESDRQFWIQLYRFILDRLGAEEEWTEDEIHACCHEMYDVFTAPEQYQLFEDVEESLEAFSKRGLRLGVISNFAPTLRHILEAKGILSYFDPVIVSTEVGIEKPNPSIFRLALEEAGLEAKDVLYIGDHEHNDLWAPAQVGIDAVKIKRYDYMEGEGIRSLLELL; translated from the coding sequence ATGGGCTCTGCTCCAAAGCCGCTTACGGCCTACAAGGCGGTGTTCTTCGATGTGGGGGATACGCTGATGACGATTCCCGCCGCCCGTCTGATCATGAGGCAATTTCTCGCCCAGCGTTCTTTCCACCGGGAGGAGGACGAGATCGGGGGGCTTTTTCACGAGGCGTTTCAGCTGTTCTATTACGGCAAGCAGCTCAATCCGGACGAGGTTTGCTCGCCGGAATCCGACCGGCAGTTTTGGATCCAGCTGTACCGGTTCATTCTGGACCGGCTTGGAGCCGAGGAGGAATGGACGGAGGATGAAATTCACGCCTGCTGCCACGAGATGTACGATGTGTTTACGGCTCCTGAGCAATATCAGCTGTTCGAGGATGTGGAGGAGAGCCTGGAGGCCTTCTCCAAGCGGGGGCTCCGGCTCGGGGTCATTTCCAATTTTGCTCCGACACTTCGGCATATTCTGGAGGCAAAGGGCATTCTGTCGTACTTTGACCCGGTCATCGTGTCGACGGAAGTGGGAATCGAGAAGCCCAATCCTTCTATCTTCCGTCTCGCGCTGGAGGAGGCCGGTCTCGAAGCCAAGGACGTTCTGTATATAGGAGACCATGAGCACAACGATCTGTGGGCACCCGCCCAGGTCGGAATTGACGCGGTCAAGATCAAACGGTACGATTATATGGAAGGGGAGGGAATCCGCTCTCTTCTGGAATTGCTTTAG
- a CDS encoding ThuA domain-containing protein, with protein MIKTRVTVWNEYLHEREDENIAKIYPEGIHTAIAKGIENDDFTVRTATMDQFEHGLTEEVLKETDVLIWWGHKGHDQVTDDIVARVHQRVLQGMGLIVLHSGHFSKIFKRLMGTSCDLRWREAGEKERLWVVDPAHPIAENIGLFFELEEEEMYGEHFDIPQPDDLVFVSWFEGGEVFRSGCTYHRGQGKIFYFRPGHEAYPTYYNEQVLRVISNAVRWAVPKHGAMPIYGFNEPLEPIKPKQDHGEEQPQG; from the coding sequence ATGATTAAGACACGCGTCACTGTCTGGAACGAATACCTTCATGAAAGAGAAGACGAGAATATCGCCAAGATCTATCCGGAAGGCATTCACACGGCGATCGCCAAAGGGATCGAGAACGATGACTTTACGGTCCGTACGGCTACCATGGACCAGTTCGAGCATGGACTGACCGAGGAAGTGCTGAAGGAAACCGATGTGCTGATCTGGTGGGGACACAAGGGGCATGACCAGGTAACCGACGATATTGTCGCCCGCGTCCACCAGCGTGTGCTGCAGGGGATGGGGCTGATTGTGCTTCATTCCGGCCACTTCTCCAAAATCTTTAAGCGCCTCATGGGTACCTCCTGCGACCTCCGCTGGAGGGAAGCGGGCGAGAAGGAACGCCTGTGGGTCGTGGACCCGGCTCATCCGATCGCCGAGAACATCGGGCTGTTCTTCGAGCTGGAGGAAGAGGAAATGTACGGGGAGCACTTCGACATCCCGCAGCCGGACGATCTCGTGTTCGTCAGCTGGTTTGAAGGGGGCGAGGTATTCCGCAGCGGCTGTACCTATCATCGCGGGCAGGGTAAAATTTTCTACTTCCGTCCGGGCCATGAGGCGTACCCGACCTATTACAACGAGCAGGTGCTGCGGGTCATCTCCAATGCCGTCCGCTGGGCCGTTCCGAAGCATGGCGCCATGCCGATCTACGGCTTCAACGAGCCGCTGGAACCGATTAAACCGAAGCAGGACCACGGAGAAGAACAGCCGCAGGGGTAA
- a CDS encoding transglutaminase domain-containing protein — MAEWLKAIPPVNLLSAAIVLVVAASVIQGARRGAAGSARQLVYAAGELAATVLGILLAWKLTGWLSPQVQAWLTAKGIEVPNRELDALSQLYYTFVTGLRDFSLMRSAILFLIVYSVVKLIASRILYLLVHEGMGVATGQGRSEGGVRGFLSSLSGAILGSVAGIGRALLVIACLFVVTSLFPQSGAAQYIQKSGLYQAGATAVIKPVTGKWISEQLPVLTRSMESEFNKILQRKYEVVDANIPDNIAEAAQEVTAKAKTDEEKARALYQWIGTRVQYDYGKVDLYEQKGIWKEQTPEDTFETRKGVCIDYSRLYSVMAKSVGLESKVVTGLGYDGKGGYGPHAWNEVKLAQGWVPLDSTWVSSGLNWFNPANFDETHIRQV, encoded by the coding sequence ATGGCGGAATGGCTTAAGGCGATTCCTCCCGTTAATTTGTTGTCGGCCGCTATCGTGCTTGTGGTAGCGGCTTCCGTTATCCAAGGCGCCCGCAGGGGGGCGGCCGGCTCGGCACGCCAGCTGGTTTACGCGGCTGGGGAGCTGGCCGCCACCGTGCTCGGCATCCTGTTGGCCTGGAAGCTTACGGGGTGGCTGTCCCCGCAGGTGCAGGCGTGGCTGACGGCCAAAGGCATTGAGGTTCCGAACCGGGAACTGGATGCCCTGAGCCAGCTTTACTATACATTCGTGACCGGGCTTCGGGATTTCTCCCTGATGCGGTCGGCGATTCTCTTCCTGATCGTTTACTCGGTCGTCAAGCTGATCGCGAGCCGCATCCTTTACCTCCTTGTTCATGAGGGCATGGGCGTGGCAACCGGTCAGGGCCGGTCGGAAGGCGGCGTCCGCGGCTTTCTCAGCAGCTTATCGGGAGCGATCCTTGGGTCCGTGGCCGGAATCGGTAGGGCGCTCTTGGTGATTGCGTGTCTCTTCGTGGTCACGTCCCTCTTCCCTCAGAGCGGAGCCGCGCAGTACATCCAGAAATCCGGCCTGTACCAGGCGGGAGCTACCGCCGTGATCAAGCCGGTGACCGGCAAGTGGATTTCCGAGCAGCTTCCGGTGCTGACCCGTTCGATGGAATCCGAGTTCAACAAGATCCTTCAGCGCAAGTACGAGGTGGTCGATGCCAACATTCCGGATAATATCGCAGAGGCGGCCCAAGAGGTGACGGCCAAGGCGAAGACGGATGAGGAGAAGGCGAGAGCCCTCTACCAGTGGATCGGAACCCGGGTGCAGTACGATTACGGCAAAGTCGACCTGTATGAGCAGAAGGGAATCTGGAAGGAGCAGACCCCGGAGGACACGTTCGAAACGCGCAAGGGCGTCTGCATCGATTATTCCCGTCTCTATTCGGTCATGGCGAAGTCCGTCGGCCTGGAGAGCAAGGTCGTGACCGGGCTCGGCTACGACGGAAAGGGCGGTTACGGCCCTCATGCGTGGAACGAGGTTAAGCTGGCGCAAGGCTGGGTTCCCCTCGATTCCACCTGGGTATCGAGCGGCCTCAATTGGTTCAACCCGGCCAACTTTGACGAAACGCACATCCGTCAGGTGTAG
- a CDS encoding sugar phosphate isomerase/epimerase family protein, with protein MIKGISTAGIGGFASLEDYIKKASQYGFGAVDTNNVGELRKFIGERGLEGALAFLQEHNVRIGSIGLPVEWRQDEARFRSDLTKLAADAEAAAQLGCTACCTYVLPSTDHDAVRFMAVATRRLRQVAQVLGVYGLRLGLEHVGPHHLRTAWKNPFIWDQDSFLDWFEAIGEKNVGFLYDAYHWYTSEANVEDIRRLKPEQIVHVHLNDAKPVPVADALDNDRLYPGEGVIDLAAFLRTLKEIGYKGVVAQEILTKEKPEGSQDDLLRRSADGFAKVYQAAGLE; from the coding sequence TTGATCAAAGGCATATCGACAGCAGGCATCGGCGGCTTTGCCTCTCTGGAGGACTACATAAAGAAGGCGTCCCAATACGGCTTCGGCGCCGTGGATACGAACAACGTCGGGGAACTCCGCAAGTTTATCGGGGAGAGAGGGCTCGAAGGAGCCCTGGCGTTCCTGCAGGAGCACAACGTGAGGATCGGCTCCATTGGTCTTCCTGTGGAATGGCGCCAGGACGAGGCGCGCTTCCGCTCGGACCTGACCAAGCTGGCCGCGGACGCGGAAGCAGCCGCCCAGCTCGGCTGTACGGCGTGCTGCACGTATGTGCTGCCTTCTACGGACCATGACGCCGTCCGGTTCATGGCGGTGGCCACCCGCCGGCTGCGCCAGGTCGCTCAGGTGCTGGGTGTTTACGGGCTCCGCCTGGGGCTGGAGCATGTCGGGCCTCATCACCTTCGCACCGCTTGGAAGAATCCTTTTATCTGGGATCAGGACAGCTTCCTCGACTGGTTCGAGGCGATCGGCGAGAAGAATGTCGGCTTCCTGTATGACGCCTACCATTGGTACACCTCGGAAGCCAATGTCGAAGATATCCGCCGGCTGAAGCCGGAGCAGATCGTGCATGTGCACCTGAACGACGCCAAGCCCGTTCCGGTTGCCGATGCTCTGGATAACGACAGGCTGTATCCGGGCGAAGGAGTCATTGACCTGGCCGCCTTCCTCCGCACCTTGAAGGAAATCGGCTACAAGGGCGTGGTGGCCCAGGAGATCCTGACGAAGGAGAAGCCGGAAGGCTCCCAGGATGACCTTCTGCGCCGCTCTGCGGATGGCTTTGCGAAGGTTTACCAAGCGGCCGGCTTGGAATAG
- the asnB gene encoding asparagine synthase (glutamine-hydrolyzing): MCGIAGLMHFDGREPAQEVLKSMTDIITHRGPDDSGFWSERGIGLGFRRLSIIDLAEGHQPLCNEDETVWIVFNGEIYNYKELRRILQDKGHVFRTHSDTEVIVHLYEEYGDECVKMLRGMFGFVIWDRNKRQLLGARDHFGIKPFYYHYNPDGFAFGSEIKSLLAAGVVDRAVRTESLMNYLTFQYVPEPDTMFEGIQKLPPAHYIKLTADGKMSLHRYWDPMFEPVQRPFGEYVEEIRAKLQDSVVHHLVSDVERGCFLSSGIDSTAIAAHIKRIEPLRTFSVGFEGPNNETTIASETAKALGTEHYAKMISQKDFFDVLPKAIWHQDEPVADPSAIALYHVAQLAREHVTVVLSGEGADELFGGYRIYREPLSLKPLEWLPLPLKRMLHGAASALPSSVKGRNYLLRASTPLEERFLGNAKIFSEDMKAGILNSGRELLSNYRNPIQIASEYYSKTRHQDPVTRMQYIDMNLWMPGDILMKADKMTMAHSLELRVPFLDKELFELTRRIPMEYRLAEGTTKYIFRKAMEGIIPDPILNRPKLGFPVPLRDWLKGPQGGLILEQIQAGGIGDYVNLTAVENMVTKHRNGEGDYARRIWVIYVFALWHATYMQEMPSRAFAAV, encoded by the coding sequence ATGTGCGGAATAGCTGGATTGATGCATTTTGACGGAAGAGAGCCTGCGCAGGAAGTTCTGAAGAGCATGACGGACATTATCACCCACCGGGGACCGGACGATTCCGGCTTCTGGAGCGAGCGGGGGATCGGACTGGGCTTCCGCCGGCTGTCGATTATCGACCTGGCCGAGGGCCATCAACCGCTCTGCAACGAGGATGAAACCGTATGGATCGTATTCAACGGAGAGATTTACAACTACAAGGAGCTTCGCCGCATTCTGCAGGACAAGGGCCATGTGTTCCGTACCCATTCGGACACCGAGGTCATCGTCCATCTGTACGAGGAGTACGGGGACGAGTGCGTCAAGATGCTCCGCGGCATGTTCGGGTTCGTGATCTGGGACCGGAACAAGCGGCAGCTGCTGGGCGCGCGTGACCATTTTGGCATCAAGCCTTTCTACTATCACTATAACCCGGACGGGTTCGCCTTCGGCTCCGAAATCAAGAGTCTATTGGCGGCGGGGGTTGTCGATCGCGCGGTGCGCACCGAGAGCCTGATGAACTACCTGACGTTCCAATACGTCCCGGAGCCGGACACCATGTTCGAGGGCATCCAGAAGCTTCCCCCGGCCCACTACATCAAATTGACCGCGGACGGCAAAATGTCGCTGCACCGCTACTGGGACCCGATGTTCGAGCCCGTTCAGCGCCCCTTCGGCGAATACGTCGAGGAAATTCGCGCGAAGCTGCAGGATTCCGTCGTTCATCACCTCGTTAGCGACGTGGAACGGGGCTGCTTCCTTTCGAGCGGCATCGACTCGACGGCCATTGCGGCCCATATCAAGCGGATCGAGCCTCTGCGCACCTTCTCGGTCGGCTTCGAAGGACCTAACAACGAAACGACCATAGCGAGCGAGACGGCCAAGGCCCTCGGAACCGAGCACTATGCCAAAATGATCTCCCAAAAGGACTTTTTCGACGTCCTGCCGAAGGCCATCTGGCACCAGGACGAGCCGGTGGCCGACCCGTCGGCCATCGCCCTGTACCACGTGGCCCAGCTGGCACGCGAGCATGTGACCGTGGTCCTTTCGGGCGAAGGGGCGGACGAGCTGTTCGGCGGCTATCGCATCTACCGCGAGCCGCTGTCCCTGAAGCCGCTCGAGTGGCTGCCGCTTCCGCTCAAGCGGATGCTGCACGGCGCCGCGTCCGCCCTTCCGTCAAGTGTCAAGGGCCGGAACTACCTCCTGCGGGCGTCGACTCCGCTTGAAGAGCGCTTCCTTGGGAACGCGAAAATTTTCAGCGAAGACATGAAGGCGGGGATTCTGAACTCCGGCCGGGAGCTGCTCAGCAACTACCGGAATCCGATTCAGATTGCGTCCGAGTATTATTCGAAGACCCGGCATCAGGATCCGGTCACCCGCATGCAGTACATTGACATGAACCTGTGGATGCCGGGCGACATTCTGATGAAGGCCGACAAGATGACGATGGCTCATTCCCTTGAGCTGCGCGTGCCGTTCCTGGACAAAGAGCTGTTCGAGCTGACCCGCCGCATTCCGATGGAATACCGGCTGGCCGAAGGGACGACGAAGTACATCTTCCGTAAGGCGATGGAAGGAATCATTCCGGATCCGATCCTGAACCGGCCGAAGCTCGGCTTCCCGGTGCCGCTTCGCGACTGGCTGAAGGGTCCTCAGGGCGGCCTTATTCTCGAGCAGATTCAAGCGGGGGGCATCGGCGATTACGTGAACCTGACGGCCGTGGAGAACATGGTGACGAAGCACCGGAACGGCGAAGGGGATTACGCCCGCCGCATCTGGGTTATCTACGTGTTCGCCTTGTGGCATGCCACCTACATGCAGGAGATGCCGAGCCGTGCTTTTGCCGCGGTCTAA
- a CDS encoding peptidoglycan D,D-transpeptidase FtsI family protein — protein sequence MKHTDNMDEAQKKEGRMRRHFSIRINMFFFATFVLFSVLIVRLAYLQFIEGPALNAKQIKQTRKDVTIPPIRGNIYDSGSKPIAWTTSTQSLFYQITPGQDVEQQIEIAHKLEEIFKNYGDKTADPLTVEEIFDLMDTGYNLDGTKRKSGAKLYNYQPRRIKSGLNRKEIAYIAEHQDELPGVETSEESTRVYDQDSVAVQLIGYLRPFKGVVTTKSTLYNNYREKQDDYLQDEFVGTDGLELMYEDVLRGKNGSKNYPVNSLNQIVGQVEITPPEKGKNLFLTINKDVQLATEKAITDHISFLQHANDSFFSRGKGAISGYAVAMEVDTGKVISMASMPDYDPMVYANAKIAEDVWTKIKYLQSNGTIRDQLPNILDDKERAKHPSSVVPLGSTIKPLSVLLGLNEGLFTPWEQYYDTGVYLYGKDNNAKIPNSDGVGNGSINAAKAIEKSSNTFMAAMVGARLYNKYNGGEKAISVWDTYMKEFGLGVSTESGLPGEYAGTLEYTNRKVSSVQNSLIQGSFGQQARYTVLQLAQYASMLANHGKRYKPQFVNEIKTYDGQVIQSFQPQLLNEEKFSNTYWNVLRDGMKSGVEGFEDFPYALARKTGTSQQEIGGRGKIDNAVFIGYAPADNPKLAVAVVVPDGGFGRYGAAPIARHIFDAYDQYIGLDAAGPKGPPANPPKPLLP from the coding sequence ATGAAACATACCGATAACATGGACGAGGCGCAGAAGAAGGAAGGCCGGATGCGCCGCCATTTTTCCATACGCATCAATATGTTTTTCTTTGCCACGTTCGTGCTGTTCTCCGTTCTGATTGTTCGTCTTGCCTACCTCCAGTTTATTGAGGGGCCGGCTCTTAACGCCAAGCAGATCAAGCAGACGCGCAAGGATGTCACGATCCCGCCGATCCGCGGCAATATTTATGATTCCGGGAGCAAGCCGATTGCCTGGACGACCTCCACCCAGTCCCTCTTCTACCAGATTACCCCGGGACAGGATGTGGAGCAGCAGATTGAAATCGCGCACAAGCTGGAGGAGATTTTCAAGAATTACGGGGACAAGACCGCCGATCCGCTGACCGTAGAAGAAATCTTCGACTTGATGGATACGGGTTATAACCTGGATGGGACGAAGCGCAAAAGCGGGGCCAAGCTCTACAACTACCAGCCGCGGAGGATCAAGTCGGGCCTGAACCGTAAGGAAATCGCATATATTGCGGAGCACCAGGACGAGCTGCCGGGCGTGGAAACGAGCGAAGAAAGCACCCGGGTTTACGATCAGGACAGTGTGGCGGTTCAGCTCATCGGCTACCTGCGTCCCTTCAAGGGCGTCGTCACGACGAAGAGCACCCTGTATAACAACTACCGCGAGAAGCAGGACGATTACCTGCAGGATGAGTTTGTCGGAACCGACGGCCTGGAGCTGATGTATGAAGACGTCCTCCGGGGCAAGAACGGGAGTAAAAATTATCCGGTCAACTCCTTGAACCAGATCGTCGGCCAGGTGGAGATTACGCCTCCCGAGAAGGGAAAGAATCTGTTTCTCACCATTAACAAGGATGTTCAATTGGCCACGGAGAAGGCCATTACGGATCATATTTCCTTCCTTCAGCATGCCAACGATTCCTTCTTCTCCAGGGGAAAAGGAGCCATATCCGGTTACGCGGTCGCGATGGAGGTGGATACGGGCAAGGTCATTTCCATGGCGAGCATGCCGGATTACGACCCGATGGTGTATGCGAACGCGAAGATTGCGGAAGATGTCTGGACCAAAATCAAATACCTACAATCAAATGGGACGATTCGGGACCAGCTCCCTAATATTCTGGATGACAAGGAACGGGCCAAGCATCCTTCCTCCGTCGTGCCTCTCGGGTCGACGATCAAGCCGCTGTCGGTTCTGCTCGGTTTGAACGAAGGGTTGTTCACCCCATGGGAACAGTATTATGATACGGGGGTCTATCTGTACGGAAAAGACAACAACGCCAAAATCCCGAACTCGGATGGGGTCGGAAACGGATCCATCAATGCGGCCAAAGCCATTGAGAAATCCTCCAACACCTTCATGGCGGCGATGGTCGGCGCCCGGCTGTACAACAAGTACAACGGGGGAGAGAAGGCCATCAGCGTATGGGACACCTACATGAAGGAATTCGGCCTGGGTGTGTCGACCGAAAGCGGGTTGCCCGGGGAATACGCGGGAACGCTGGAATATACGAACCGAAAGGTCTCCAGTGTGCAGAACTCCCTGATTCAAGGCTCGTTCGGGCAGCAGGCCCGCTACACGGTGCTTCAGCTTGCGCAGTACGCCTCTATGCTGGCGAACCACGGCAAGCGCTACAAACCGCAGTTCGTCAATGAAATCAAGACGTACGACGGCCAGGTCATTCAGAGCTTCCAGCCGCAGCTGCTGAACGAGGAGAAGTTCTCCAATACTTACTGGAACGTGCTGAGGGACGGGATGAAGAGCGGCGTCGAAGGCTTCGAAGACTTCCCTTATGCGCTTGCCCGTAAAACCGGTACCTCCCAGCAGGAGATCGGCGGCCGCGGCAAGATCGACAACGCCGTGTTCATCGGCTACGCGCCTGCCGACAACCCCAAGCTGGCGGTCGCGGTGGTCGTACCCGACGGAGGCTTCGGCCGTTACGGCGCGGCGCCCATCGCCCGGCACATCTTCGATGCCTACGACCAGTACATCGGGCTCGACGCGGCGGGACCGAAAGGGCCTCCGGCCAACCCGCCTAAGCCTTTGCTTCCTTAA
- a CDS encoding DinB family protein — protein sequence MRIMENDIAPFEAGIPWLNSLRAMDESFFFAPIAEGKWSPAQIVSHLTAWDRVLSRQILPQVKDGAEVESRDYRDWQTVNEAAAIYALEGISAAGLLDEAVEARRELVRAIRECDAPPEARFRIAHGTEGFMEETFSGLLLDFTRHDRHHRQQVDEVWKVEKP from the coding sequence ATGCGCATTATGGAAAATGATATCGCACCCTTTGAAGCCGGAATCCCCTGGCTCAATTCCTTGCGTGCGATGGACGAAAGCTTCTTCTTCGCTCCGATCGCGGAAGGAAAATGGTCTCCCGCTCAAATCGTGAGCCACCTCACCGCCTGGGACCGGGTGCTCAGCCGGCAGATTCTGCCCCAGGTTAAAGATGGAGCCGAGGTGGAATCGCGGGATTACCGGGATTGGCAGACCGTTAATGAGGCGGCTGCCATCTACGCCCTTGAGGGAATATCCGCGGCGGGGCTTTTGGACGAGGCCGTCGAAGCGCGCCGGGAGCTCGTCCGAGCTATACGGGAATGCGATGCGCCTCCCGAGGCCCGGTTCCGAATCGCCCATGGGACCGAAGGCTTCATGGAAGAAACCTTTTCGGGTCTGCTGCTCGACTTCACGCGGCACGACCGGCATCATCGGCAGCAGGTTGATGAGGTTTGGAAAGTAGAGAAGCCCTAA
- a CDS encoding Cof-type HAD-IIB family hydrolase, which produces MGPYKLLALDMDGTLLTEEKKISPENSEWIYKAIEAGVTVMFATGRGVQTIQPYVEELKLESPMVSVNGSEVYRAPGDLLQRHIMKQEWMDRLYAMAVENDTWYWAYAVEGLYNKDKWTDDYTSKTWLKFGFFTEDKEVLQKIRGELEDMALFEITNSHPDNLEINPRGISKASGIMEVCNLLGIKMEEVIAMGDSQNDLTMIKSAGLGVAMGNAQEEVKLAADVVTVMNDEHGVARIIREYIFGEQV; this is translated from the coding sequence ATGGGACCGTATAAACTGCTTGCACTCGACATGGATGGAACCCTGCTGACCGAGGAGAAGAAGATATCTCCCGAGAACAGCGAATGGATTTACAAGGCGATCGAGGCCGGCGTGACCGTCATGTTCGCCACCGGACGCGGGGTTCAGACGATTCAGCCCTACGTCGAAGAATTAAAGCTAGAATCCCCGATGGTGTCGGTGAACGGAAGCGAGGTGTACCGGGCGCCCGGCGACCTGCTTCAGCGTCATATCATGAAGCAGGAATGGATGGACCGGCTGTATGCCATGGCCGTCGAGAACGATACCTGGTATTGGGCTTATGCCGTGGAAGGGCTTTACAACAAAGACAAATGGACCGACGATTACACCTCTAAAACCTGGCTCAAATTCGGCTTTTTTACCGAAGACAAGGAAGTGCTGCAGAAGATCCGGGGAGAGCTGGAGGACATGGCTCTGTTCGAGATTACGAACTCCCATCCGGATAACCTCGAGATCAACCCGCGGGGGATCAGCAAGGCCAGCGGTATCATGGAAGTATGCAACCTGCTCGGCATCAAGATGGAGGAGGTCATTGCGATGGGGGACAGCCAGAACGACCTCACCATGATCAAATCCGCCGGGCTCGGAGTGGCCATGGGCAACGCGCAGGAGGAAGTGAAGCTGGCAGCCGATGTGGTGACCGTCATGAATGACGAGCACGGGGTAGCGCGCATTATCCGCGAATACATTTTCGGAGAGCAGGTGTAG
- a CDS encoding DUF456 domain-containing protein, whose amino-acid sequence MEWAAWILVIALFVIGMIGTVYPILPSVVAVYAAFFVYGFMVSFQPFGFWFWALETSIFAAIFVGDYVISALGVKKFGGSRASVVGSTIGLIVGPFVIPFAGLIIGPFAGAVAGELLAGSDIQKSLKVGVGSLVGFFSSMIVKIILQLIMILLFILWVL is encoded by the coding sequence ATGGAATGGGCTGCTTGGATTCTGGTTATCGCTTTGTTCGTCATCGGGATGATCGGAACGGTTTACCCGATTTTGCCGAGTGTGGTGGCGGTCTACGCAGCGTTCTTCGTCTATGGCTTCATGGTGAGCTTCCAACCGTTCGGCTTCTGGTTCTGGGCGCTCGAGACGAGTATTTTTGCCGCCATTTTCGTAGGGGATTACGTCATCAGCGCCCTCGGGGTCAAAAAGTTCGGAGGCTCCCGCGCCTCCGTGGTCGGCAGTACGATCGGGCTTATTGTAGGCCCTTTCGTTATCCCTTTTGCGGGGCTCATCATCGGTCCCTTCGCGGGGGCGGTGGCGGGAGAGCTGCTCGCAGGCTCAGACATCCAAAAGTCGCTTAAGGTGGGAGTCGGTTCCCTGGTCGGCTTCTTCTCGAGCATGATTGTCAAAATCATCCTTCAGCTCATTATGATTCTTCTCTTCATCCTCTGGGTGCTGTAA